ATAAAGCAAATGAATATGAAACAAGTACCAATGAGCATATAAGGAATAATACTATTGGAGAAAATTTAAAATATTTGAACAATCCTAAGCGTGTTGAAAAAGAACATAGTGATTTTTACTTGGGTTTAGCAAAAATAGGAGCAGGGGATAATTATTATGGAGCAGATATGTTAACAGAATGGTATAGAAGAAATCTTTTTATTTTTGGAAACCTACAGAATATATCTGAAAAAGGGGACAGAATTTTAGTGATTTATGGGGCTGGACATTGCAAAATACTTAGAGAGTTAGTTAAAGGATATAGAAAATTTGAGTTTGTTGATCCATTAAATTATTTATAAACCTTCCAAAGGGGTATAAACTTTACAGGAGGGGAAATATATGAGTGAATACGATTTTACATTAAAAGAGACTGATGGGAAAAATATATCTTTATCAGATTTTAAGGGGAAAAATATAGTGCTTTATTTTTATCCTAAGGATAATACTTCTGGTTGTACAGCAGAAGCTAGAGAGTTTAGAGATCTGTATGATGAATTTGAAAAATTAGATACTGTAATACTTGGAATTAGTCGGGATAGTTTAAAATCTCATGCTAAATTTAGGGGAAAAGAAAATCTGCCATTTTTGCTTTTGAGTGATGAAGATAAAAAAGTTCATGAATTGTTCAATGTGATGAAACTTAAGAAGATGTATGGAAAAGAGTACATGGGAGTAGAAAGATCTACATTTATATTTAACAAAGGAGGAGAATTGGTAAAGAAATTTAGAAATGTAAAGGCAAAAGGTCATGCAGAAAAAGTATTGGAGTATATAAAAGAAGAGTTGAAATAAATAAGAGTATTTAAAGCCGTATCTTAAATATAGAATTAGAGGAGGAATTTTAATGGATGTTTTATCTGCAATACAAGGAAGAAGGAGTATAAGAAAGTATAGTGATAAACTGGTAGAAGATGAAAAATTGTTAGGGGTTTTAGAGGCTGCAAGACTTTCTCCATCTGCAAGGAATCTACAGGAATGGAAGTTTATCGTTGTAAAAGATCCAGAAGTAAAAGAAAAACTTGTCAAAGCAGCTGATCAACCATTTATTGGAGAGGCTCCAATAATTTTAGTTTGTTGTGGAGAAAACACAAGTGGAATTATGAAATGTGGACAGCCACGTTATACTATTGATGTATCTATTGCAACTGCATATATGGTGTTGGAAGCATATGAGCAGGGATTAGGTACTTGTTGGCTTGGAAGTTTTGATGAAGATATGGTGAAAAAGACCTTGGATATCTCTGAAAATGTAAGGGTAGTAGCAATGACCCCACTAGGATATCCTTTGGAATCTCCATCTCAAAGACCAAGAAAAGAACTTAAAGAAATCATTAGCTATGACAAATATTAATGAAAAGAAGAGAATATGAAAATAAATTTTACTAAAAAATAATATAGACTATTGGTAGATATTGTTTTTGCATTAAAGGAAAATATAGTGAAGGATTTTACAAAAATGCATTAAAAACGTAAAAGCCATTGGAATGGAATTAATGATTAAATGAACATGAGATATATAGATAATGATATTTTTATTGACTGTAACCATTTTTTGTGATATATATTAAATATGCTTTAAAATGAAAGGGGTGGTGTTATATGACAAAAAAAGTGTATTTATATTTAAAAAAAGCTCATATGATGCTACCTATAGGTCAAAATTTAAGAATTTGATATATTTAACTGAAAACTTCAGTTTTTGTTGTGCCTTGGTAGTATCAGTACAAAAATACCAGGGTATTTTTATGCCCAAAATAGAAATGGGAGGCAGCAAAATTGAAGGAAAAATTAATTAAGCTTGGCTTAAATGATAGAATATTTAAAGAGTTCAAAGATAATTTTAGAGATTTATATTTAGGAAGAGTAGTAGCGGAATATAAGGGACTATATAAAATTGCAACAGAAGAAGATATTATATTGGCTCAAGTATCTGGAAAAATGGTTCACAATGTGGTTAGTAAGAGCTCTTATCCTGCAGTTGGCGATTGGGTAGTGGTTGATAGAACAAGTAATAGTACTGGAAATGGACAAATACATTGGATATTTCCTAGAAAAAGTGTTCTTTCGAGAAAAGTTGCAGGAAAACAGTTAAATGAACAAATAATAGTTTCAAATATTGATACCATCTTTATTTGTATGTCTGCAAATAAAGATTTCAATCCAAGAAAACTTGAAAGGTATATAAGTATTGGATGGAATAGTGGAGCAATGCCAGTGATTATAATCACAAAAATAGATTTAAATCATGATATAGAAAATATAAAAAATGAAATAGCTAAAATAGCTATAGGATTAGAAATTATATACTTTAGTTCTATTACGGGAGAAGGGTTTGATGAATTAATTAAATATACTACTTCGGGAAAAACTATAGCATTTATTGGCTCATCTGGAGTTGGAAAGTCTACACTTATAAATGTACTACTTGGAGAAAACAAACAAAAAGTTAATGACATTCGGCTAGAAGATGATAAGGGAAGGCATACTACGACTCATAGAGAATTGATGGTATTGCCAAATGGCTGTATGGTTATTGATACTCCAGGGATGAGAGAAATTCAGCTTTTAGATGAAAGTGCAGGAGTAGATGATTCTTTCAAAGATATATTGGAATTAGCAAAAAAGTGTAAGTTTTCCGATTGCAGACACGACAAAGAGCCTGGTTGTGCTGTATTAGCTGCTATAGATGAAGGAATAATTTCAAAACAAAGATTGGATAGTTACAATAAATTAAAACGTGAGACTGAATATATAAAAAGAAAGCTTAACAAAAAATCTAAATCGAAGTAAAGAGATGTTGGAATTTTACGTTAGCTTTGGTGCTGATATATATTTATAATAGAAGGTAAAAGATTTTTTAAATCAAATGGGATTGAAAATTGGGAAATAAGACATGGGACTCATTATACGACGAGGAGGATTGCAATGAATAAAGAGAATATTTATTCAACTTCTATAGAAGGTTTCACTATAAGATTTGCAACTATAGATGACACTAAATTGATTCTTCAATTTATAAAGGATTTGGCTGAATATGAAAAGCTTTTAGATGAGGTCACTGCTACTGAGGAAATTCTTAAAAAATCTATATTTGAAAAAGGACAAGCTGAAGTTGTTATTGGAGAGTACGATGGAGAAGCAGTGGGATTTGCATTGTTCTTTCACAATTTTTCAACTTTTTTGGGTAAAGCAAATTTGTATTTAGAGGATCTTTTTGTTAAGCCTGAAATGAGAGGAAAAGGATTTGGGAAAGCGCTTCTATCTTTTTTAGGTAAAATTGCTATAGATAGGGATTGTGGCAGACTTGACTGGTGGTGTCTTGATTGGAATACTTCATCTATTGAATTTTACAAGGAAATGGGTGCAAAGCCAATGTCAGATTGGACTGTATATAGAGTAGAAGGCCCAAAACTTAAAGAACTAGCTGACAAGCTTTGATAAATTTAGATTAGAGGTGAATTTACTTGCTGATAGAAAAGGCTAAAAAAGAAGATACCATGTCTATTCATAGTATTTCAAAAGAACTCAATATAAAGTATATAAAAAATAGGGAAAATGGAGTTTTATTGAGGATAATACCTAAAGAATTTATAGAGGACAATATTGAAAATTTTATAGTTGCCAGGATTAATAAAGATGTTGTAGGATTTTTGTGGTTTAGTACTGAATACCCTAAGGATATGCTTGAATATACTGAATTGAAGGCAAATATAGATGGTTGTATATATAGTGAACAGATAGGTGTTAAGAGAGAATTTCAAGGGCAACATATTGGAAAAGAACTGTATAGATTTTTAAAAAATAAATATAATGATAAGGGAATATTGGTATTTGTAAATACAGCTCCAGAAAAAAATATAGCTTCATTGTCTTTTCATAATAGCATAGGATTTAAAACAGTTGGAGAATTTTATAGAGAGGATTTTTGTGGATTTAAAGATTATAAAGCTAATTTGTTAAAGCTATAGAAAGAACATGCTTATATACAAAAAATGAATTTTGGGGGGTTTTTTATGCAATATAGAAATTTTACTAAGGATAATCTGAAGGTGTCAGCTCTTGGTTTTGGATGTATGCGTTTTCCAATACTAGACAATGATTCTAGCAAAATAAATAAAGAAAAAGCTATAGAAATGGTTAGATATGCCATAGATAATGGAGTCAATTATGTTGATACAGCTTACCCTTATCATCAAGGCAATAGTGAGTATGTAGTAGGTAAAGCTCTTAAAGATGGTTATAGGGAAAAAACATATTTGGCAACGAAACTTCCTGTTTGGTTGACAAATAGCTATGAAGATTTTAACAAATATTTAGATGAACAACTATGTAAACTTGATACAGATTATATTGATTTTTATTTATTGCATAGTCTAGATAAAAGATCCTGGGATAAGATTAAGAGCTTAGATGTTTTGAAATTTTTAGATGAAGCTAAGAAAAGTCGAAAAATTAAATATGCAGGTTTTTCATTCCATGATGAATTAGATGTATTTAAAGAAATTGTTGATTCCTATGACTGGGATTTTTGTCAGATACAATTGAATTATTTAGATAGAGACTATCAAGCTGGGGAAGAAGGGCTTAGATATGCCCATGAAAAAGGTCTATCTGTAGTTATAATGGAGCCTGTGAAGGGCGGGAAATTGTCAAAGCCATCAGACGAAATTAAAGCCATATGGGATTTAAATGATATAAAAAGAACTCCTTCTGAATGGGCTATTAGATGGGTATTAAACCATGATGAAGTATCAGTTATGTTGAGTGGTATGTCTATTATGAATCAGGTAAAGGAAAATATACAAACTGTTTCCAGTACTCTACCTAATTCTTTAAAGGAAACAGAGCTTAAATTGATAGATAAAGTTACAAGCGTTTATAAGAAAAAGATTAAAGTTGGTTGTACCGGTTGTGAATACTGTCTTCCTTGTCCACAAAACGTGAATATTCCAGATATTTTTGACATATACAACAGTGTATATGTCTTTGGGGTAGAGGAAAATTCTAAAAAAATATATAAGTCTTATATAGAAAAAGAAATGGATGCTTCTAGATGTGTAGAATGTGGAAAGTGTGAAGCTATTTGCCCTCAAAATATTGAAATAAGAAAACATCTTAAAGTGGCTCACAACATTTTAAGTGAATAGATTCATGATTTTATGTCTTTCTTAAATCTATGGTGAGAATAATTTTTTTGGGGTAATATATTATTGAACGAGAATGCAAAGGAGTTGATATATTGTTAAATTTTAATTATTCTATACCTACAAAAATTTTTTTCGGGAAAGGTCAAATTGAAGTATTAGGAAAACAAATAAAAGAATACTCATCTAAGGTGCTTTTGACTTATGGAGGTGGAAGTATCAAGAGAAACGGTGTTTATGATGATGTTGTGAGAGTATTAAAAAGCGAAGGCATTGAGTTTTATGAATTAGGAGGAATAGATCCAAATCCAAGAATAGATAGTGTGAGAGAAGGCATTAAAATATGTAGGGAAGAAGGAATAGATTTTATTTTAGCTGTAGGTGGAGGAAGTACCATTGATTGTTCTAAAGTAATAGCTGCTGGATATTATTATGATGGGGATCCATGGGATTTAGTCATAGATAAAGCTAAAATAGAAAAATCTCTTCCAATAGGTGCAGTACTTACTTTAGCTGCTACAGGTTCAGAAATGGATTCAGGAGCAGTCATAACTAATATGGAGACCAAACAGAAACTAGGGGTAGGTCATCCATCTATGGCACCTAAATTTTCCATATTAGATCCAACTTATACTTTTACAGTACCTAAAAGCCAGACAGCAGCTGGGGTTGCTGATATTATGAGTCATACTTTTGAAAATTATTTCACTTTAAACGATGGTGCTTATTTACAAAATAGATTGGCAGAAGCAGTTCTGAAAACTTGTATCAATTACGGGAAATTAGCTATTGATAAACCAGAAAACTATGAAGCAAGAGCAAATATCATGTGGGCTTCAAGTCTTGCTATAAATGGTCTTTTATCTTATGGGAAAAAACCAGTATGGAGTGTCCATGCTATGGAACATGAGTTGTCTGCACATTATGACATAACTCATGGAGTAGGGCTAGCGATACTTACCCCCCATTGGATGGAGTATGTTTTAGATGATGAAAGAGTAGATAAATTTGTTGAATATGGTGTTAATGTATGGGAAATTGACAAAGATAAGGGTAAATATGCTATAGCCCATGAGGCTATAGATAAAACAAAAGAATTCTTTATTTCTTTGGGAATACCAATGAGTTTAAGAGAAGTTGGTATAGGAGAAGAAAATCTAGAAAAAATGGCCAGAGCAGCTATATACCATAAGGGTGGAACGGTAGGAAATTTCAAACCATTAATTTATGAGGATGTACTAGAAATATATAAAGCTGCTTTATAAAAAAGGCTTCCATTGAAAACATTTAAAATCAAAGTAGCCTTTTTTGAAACCTATTTAGGAAAGTTTTATATTAAAGAAAACTAGAACTTTCCTATGTGTTATAAGAAATAGTTTTGTATAAAAGATGGAGTGAGTATTGATTCTCACTCCATCTTTTTCCACGGAAGATGTAACTTCTTTGTAACCCAATCATGTGACAAAAATAGTATCCTGTATATAGGATGACAAAACAAGACATGAGGTGACATAGTATGAGAAATTCAAGAGGATATAAAATCGAACAAAGAAGGAGACAGAGGAGAAGAAGAAGATTTTTAACGTTTACGTTTTTAATTGTATTTATCCTATTTATAGGAATAGGTATTGACATAGGAAACAAACTAGTGATGAGATCTGCAGAGGCAGAAGAAGTAGAACTAAAAAAGAAGGAAATAAAAGAGGAAAAGGAAGAATTAAAAATTCCTGCCAAAAGAAAGATAGTATTGAAGGAAGTAAAAAAAGAGGACAAGTCCAAGGATAAGCCTAAAGAAAAAACTGAAGTGAAAGAGCAAACTGCTAAGGAAAATACAAATCAAAACAATATTACTCAAAAGGAAGAAAAAAATCCTAAAGAAGAAAATGAAAAAAAAGAAGATATAGTTGAACAAGCTCCAGTTGAAGAGAAAACTAATAAAAATAAAAAAATAGCTTATTTAACTTTTGATGATGGGCCCTCAAAAAATGTCACTCCTCAGATATTAGATATATTAGATAGATATAATATCAAGGCAACTTTTTTCACCATTGGCTATTTAGCAGAACAGAATCCAGAGTTAGTAAAAAGAGAATATGAAAGTGGAC
This window of the Sporanaerobacter acetigenes DSM 13106 genome carries:
- the bcp gene encoding thioredoxin-dependent thiol peroxidase; its protein translation is MSEYDFTLKETDGKNISLSDFKGKNIVLYFYPKDNTSGCTAEAREFRDLYDEFEKLDTVILGISRDSLKSHAKFRGKENLPFLLLSDEDKKVHELFNVMKLKKMYGKEYMGVERSTFIFNKGGELVKKFRNVKAKGHAEKVLEYIKEELK
- a CDS encoding nitroreductase family protein — its product is MDVLSAIQGRRSIRKYSDKLVEDEKLLGVLEAARLSPSARNLQEWKFIVVKDPEVKEKLVKAADQPFIGEAPIILVCCGENTSGIMKCGQPRYTIDVSIATAYMVLEAYEQGLGTCWLGSFDEDMVKKTLDISENVRVVAMTPLGYPLESPSQRPRKELKEIISYDKY
- the rsgA gene encoding ribosome small subunit-dependent GTPase A, which produces MKEKLIKLGLNDRIFKEFKDNFRDLYLGRVVAEYKGLYKIATEEDIILAQVSGKMVHNVVSKSSYPAVGDWVVVDRTSNSTGNGQIHWIFPRKSVLSRKVAGKQLNEQIIVSNIDTIFICMSANKDFNPRKLERYISIGWNSGAMPVIIITKIDLNHDIENIKNEIAKIAIGLEIIYFSSITGEGFDELIKYTTSGKTIAFIGSSGVGKSTLINVLLGENKQKVNDIRLEDDKGRHTTTHRELMVLPNGCMVIDTPGMREIQLLDESAGVDDSFKDILELAKKCKFSDCRHDKEPGCAVLAAIDEGIISKQRLDSYNKLKRETEYIKRKLNKKSKSK
- a CDS encoding GNAT family N-acetyltransferase, which codes for MNKENIYSTSIEGFTIRFATIDDTKLILQFIKDLAEYEKLLDEVTATEEILKKSIFEKGQAEVVIGEYDGEAVGFALFFHNFSTFLGKANLYLEDLFVKPEMRGKGFGKALLSFLGKIAIDRDCGRLDWWCLDWNTSSIEFYKEMGAKPMSDWTVYRVEGPKLKELADKL
- a CDS encoding GNAT family N-acetyltransferase, with protein sequence MLIEKAKKEDTMSIHSISKELNIKYIKNRENGVLLRIIPKEFIEDNIENFIVARINKDVVGFLWFSTEYPKDMLEYTELKANIDGCIYSEQIGVKREFQGQHIGKELYRFLKNKYNDKGILVFVNTAPEKNIASLSFHNSIGFKTVGEFYREDFCGFKDYKANLLKL
- a CDS encoding aldo/keto reductase, with the protein product MQYRNFTKDNLKVSALGFGCMRFPILDNDSSKINKEKAIEMVRYAIDNGVNYVDTAYPYHQGNSEYVVGKALKDGYREKTYLATKLPVWLTNSYEDFNKYLDEQLCKLDTDYIDFYLLHSLDKRSWDKIKSLDVLKFLDEAKKSRKIKYAGFSFHDELDVFKEIVDSYDWDFCQIQLNYLDRDYQAGEEGLRYAHEKGLSVVIMEPVKGGKLSKPSDEIKAIWDLNDIKRTPSEWAIRWVLNHDEVSVMLSGMSIMNQVKENIQTVSSTLPNSLKETELKLIDKVTSVYKKKIKVGCTGCEYCLPCPQNVNIPDIFDIYNSVYVFGVEENSKKIYKSYIEKEMDASRCVECGKCEAICPQNIEIRKHLKVAHNILSE
- a CDS encoding iron-containing alcohol dehydrogenase, translating into MLNFNYSIPTKIFFGKGQIEVLGKQIKEYSSKVLLTYGGGSIKRNGVYDDVVRVLKSEGIEFYELGGIDPNPRIDSVREGIKICREEGIDFILAVGGGSTIDCSKVIAAGYYYDGDPWDLVIDKAKIEKSLPIGAVLTLAATGSEMDSGAVITNMETKQKLGVGHPSMAPKFSILDPTYTFTVPKSQTAAGVADIMSHTFENYFTLNDGAYLQNRLAEAVLKTCINYGKLAIDKPENYEARANIMWASSLAINGLLSYGKKPVWSVHAMEHELSAHYDITHGVGLAILTPHWMEYVLDDERVDKFVEYGVNVWEIDKDKGKYAIAHEAIDKTKEFFISLGIPMSLREVGIGEENLEKMARAAIYHKGGTVGNFKPLIYEDVLEIYKAAL
- a CDS encoding polysaccharide deacetylase family protein gives rise to the protein MRNSRGYKIEQRRRQRRRRRFLTFTFLIVFILFIGIGIDIGNKLVMRSAEAEEVELKKKEIKEEKEELKIPAKRKIVLKEVKKEDKSKDKPKEKTEVKEQTAKENTNQNNITQKEEKNPKEENEKKEDIVEQAPVEEKTNKNKKIAYLTFDDGPSKNVTPQILDILDRYNIKATFFTIGYLAEQNPELVKREYESGHAIGNHTYSHNYKYIYKSTDNFIADLDKSEKVLKNILGEDFKTNVIRFPGGSHGNKKKPFVKAVEANGIPYVDWNALNGDAEGHNIPKDKLVQRFKSTAKGKDKLIILMHDAGAKKTTVAALPEILDYLISQGYEFRIFDGK